The genomic interval GTCATAGATAAATTCATATTTGTTCCAGTATCACCATCAGGAACAGGAAAAACGTTTAATGCATCGACTAATTTTGCATTATTTGATAGGTGATGCGCACCTTGCAAAATCATTTCCGCAAAACGCTTACCATCTAAAGTTGTAATTGACACAGGTCATTTCCTCCTAACTATGTGTTCGCTACACGAACACCTTGTACAAAAATATTTACAGAATCAACAGCAAGTCCAACCGTCTGATCTAACGTATACTTAACTTTTGTTTGAACGTTATGTGCGACTTCAGAAATTTTTGTACCATAGCTGACAATAATATACATATCAATGTTAATAGATTCATCATCTTGGCGTACTATTACGCCTCTGCTAAAGTTTTCTTTTCGAAGTATTTCCGTAAGACCATCTTTTATTTGATTCTTTGATGCCATTCCAACAATACCATAACAGTCTATAGCAGCACCACCGGCAATGGTTGCAATGACTTCGTTAGATATATCAATTTGTCCGTACATTGTTTTTAATTCAATGGACATGATCGTTCCCCCTTTGGAATTGTTCTCACTGGCTACAATCATTTTACTATAAGGGTATTCATTTGAAAAGCGCAACCTCCATGATCGGCCTAGTACTCGTGATGTTCGTTCACAATTCAAAGCTCAAAACTAAATAATAAAATCAAGTATAAACGTTTGTTTGCCATTTAGTTTTGGTTCTTTTCTAAGAGTTTGGAGCAGATTGCGAGACTCCTGCGGGAGCAGAGGGACAGGTGAGATCCCACAGGCGTTTACGCCGAAGAGGTTCACCGCCCGCTCCGCTAAAAAAGCGAGCATCCTCTCGCTGCAATCAATCACACCGCACTACTTGGGAAAAATCAACAAAGTTTGCGAAAACATCCTTAGTTTTTATCAAATTAGCTTAAAATATGATGTCAAGGAAAAATTCTTGAAAGCTTTACTATAGAAGTATTGCATTCTAGATTTGATTATGATAAATTATTAAAGTATCTCATGGCTTTAGTACATGATTATCGTAAAATATGTTATGTTTTTTTGTAGTAAGGAGGGAATAACATGGCACGTAAATGCGTTATTACTGGTAGAAAAACTCGTTCAGGCAATGCACGTTCACACGCAATGAACGCTAATAAACGTACTTGGGGCGCAAACCTTCAAAAAGTTCGCATCTTAGTTAACGGTAAACCGAAAAAGGTATATGTATCTGCTCGCGCTTTAAGATCTGGTAAAGTTGAGCGAGTTTAATTTTCATTAAACTCTAGCGTTATTAGCAGAAATCATGAAATGCTAGCTTATCCTAGTTTGCTTTGATAGCAGCTTGTTTCATATTCCATATATAAACAAACAAATAAGCTAAGAAAAAAGCACCGAAAATAACGGTGCTTTTTTCTTAATCTTTTTTAAATGAACCGAGCATCGCCCGAACAATTCCTCCTAAAAACTTCGGTAACTTAATTGTATAGAATTTCATTCTTTCCCTCCTCAACCAAATCATTAAACATGTCATTATACTTGCTTAAAGGTTCTATTTGTCGCCAAGTTTTCATTAGAATAAATCAGTTCTGTAGCATTATATTCAGAATAAGAAAAAAAATGACGCTAGACCCTATCTCTTTGGTCACAAGGATCAATCTCTACTTCTTATCATTATTAATATGCCGTCATGAAAAGAAAAAGTACCTCGTTCAATAACGAGTTCATTACTAACACATAGGGTTGACCCAATACTAATATCTCGATTTTGTAACGGGTATTTAAACCCCTGTAACGTTATACCCTTAACTTCATGACTAATCGGAATAAATGATATATATTTTAATTCCTTGTGCTTCTTTATTGTATATGTTCCTGGGGTAAAGAGCGTGATATGATTTTGCTTATCAATCAACTCTATATTTCGGAAAGACATTTGCTTGACTAAAAGTTGAATATTCGCTAGCAAATGATCTATTCTTCCACCGGTTGCACCAAATAGATAAATGATTTCTGGTTTTTGCATGACAGCCCATTCTAATGCAAGTTCTGTATCGGTTTTATCTTTTTCAGAAGAGTATAATGAAAGAGAAGCTAATGTATTCGATAGTGCCTTTTTTTCTTCAATCGATATTGAATCGAAATCTCCAAAAGCATGTGATAATGGTAAGCCTGATTCTTGAATATAAATAACCCCTTTGTCAATACCTACCCATGTGACATCTTTATCGTGATAATTTGTTAATGCAGGGACAAATTCTTTTGGACCTCCTGCAACAAGTGCGATTTTCTTCATATTTACTCCTTTTTGCTTTTATGATATTTATGAAATGAAAAAAGTCTGACACCTATTTGCGTCAGAACTTTTTCTGAAATTATTAAGATAGAACAGCTTGCTTTAAGTTGGCAATTGCTTGTTTTCGATCAGTTGTATTATAAATGGCTGAGCCTGCAACAAGAACTGTAGCTCCTGCCATAACACATTGTTTGGCTGTTTCTTCGTTTACCCCACCATCAACTTCAATTTCGATTGAAAGCTGTTTTTCCTTTATTATATTTGCCAGCTGTTTAATTTTTGGCAACACTTGTGGAATAAATGCTTGTCCACCAAAACCTGGATTAACTGTCATTAATAAGACCATATCAATATCTTCAAGAATATGTTGAATGGACTCTATTGGTGTATGTGGATTTAACACAACTCCTGCTTTAATTCCTTTTGACTTTATTAATTGAATGGTTCGATGAAGATGATTACACGCTTCTACATGAACGGTAATAATATCTGCACCAGCACGTACAAAGTCATCGATATAGAGGTCTGGTTTCTCAATCATCAAATGCACATCTAAAGGTAGCTTTGTAACTGGACGAATCGCTTCAACAATCAATGGTCCAATGGTAATGTTCGGCACAAAGTGACCATCCATGACGTCTACATGAATATAATCAGCGCCGCCATTTTCTACATCTTTGATTTCTTCTCCCAATTTAGCAAAATTTGCCGATAAAATAGATGGAGCAATTTTTATCATATTAATACCTCGGCTTTCTCTCTTTGATTTCTTCAATAAATGATAAATAATGTTCATATCTATATAGTGGAATTTCCCCATTTTCCACTGCATCTTTAATCGCACATTTCGGCTCTTTTACATGTGTGCAGCCGCGAAACTTACAATCCCCACTTCTTTCTTTCATTTCTGGAAAACAGTAAGTTAATTCCTCAACCTCAATACCTGTAAAATCTAATGAACTAAAACCTGGTGTATCTGCAACAAATCCAGAGCCAACTGCGATTAATTCAACATGTCTAGTCGTATGTTTACCACGCCCTAAATGAGTGGAAATATCGTTCGTTTTAAGGTCAAGATCCGGTCTCAAAATATTTAATAAGGATGATTTCCCAACCCCAGATTGCCCTGCAAAAACGGATATTTTTTCATTTAAAATTGGTTGCAAATCATGCTCAACAGTAGACTCGACCGTTGATGTTAAAAATACTGTGTACCCTATATTTTTATAATCTTTTGCATAGGAAATCACTTTTTCTTTAATTTCCTTTGACGGAATTAAATCTGTCTTACTTACAACAATTATAGGTTCAATGTCATTGGCTTCAATTAATACAAGAAAACGATCAAGTAATGTTGGGCTAAAATCAGGTTCAACAGCTGAAAAGACAAGAATTGCTTGGTCAACATTACAAATCGGCGGTCTTATTAATTCATTTTTACGATCAAATACTTCAAGTATATAGCCCTCTTGGTCATTATCTGCTTGATATACTACCTCGTCACCTACAAGGGGGGTAATTTTATTTTTCCGAAAAACCCCTCTGCCCCTGCATTGAATAAATCTTTCTCCATCTTGCACATAGTAAAAACCACTAAGAGCCTTCACTATTTTCCCTTGTGGCATGAATAACCTCCTTGAACATTTTTGTTCTTCATATGTCTATTCAAAATAAAGACATCCTCATCTTCTCCACGTAATTTCCATAGTAAAAGTGTGTCAATTAAAATATTTTGATATACCTATAAAATAATATTTTACCTACCATCTACTTTCTGATGGCAGGTAGTCACTTTATTAGTCGTTTGGATATGGAATTGTCTCAGAAGTGACAACCTCATTATCTATGATTATTTGGTAATAAGCCACTTGTCCAGATTCAATTGTGAAATTTAGTGTCTCAACCTTTGGACTTGAAATTTTAAATGTTTTATAAGTGTCTGAAATTGAATGCTCCGCATCGTCAATAAGGATCGAGACTTCTTGCTCTTGTCCAACTATTTCTGGATTATAAGGAATATCAACTGTTTTCGTTACTGTTTTCCGCGGCAATTCTTCAGGTCCTGATGAGTACACAAGTTGTAATGTCGTTTCTCTTGGCACGACTTTTGTACCAGGCTCGGGAGATTGTGAAACAAGATGCCCTTTTGGAATGTCTGATGAATGCTCCTCTGAAACAGAAGTAATAAATCCATTAGCACTCACGTATTCATCGATTTCTTCCTTACTTTTTCCAACAAGTTCGTTAATTGCGACTTGCTTCGGTCCTGTACTGACTGTAAATTCAATTGTCTCTTCAGTAGGTATAACCTCTTCACCAATTTCAGGAAATTGAGTTAGAATTGTACCGGCAGCTTGAGTTTCATTCGACTCAGGTTTCACGTCAATATTTTTAAAGCCCTTCATTTCAAGAATCGCTTTCACACGATCAATATTTCTACCAACATAATCCTCAAGTACAATTTTTTCTTTACCTGTACTCTCATAGATCGTGATCGTTGCACCTTCTTTGGTTATTTCATTTGCAGATGGATTCGTTTTTATGACATAGCCTTCTTCGATTTTTTCATCTGAAACACGGACAGGTTCATCGATTTCAAAGCCTTTTTCCGTAAGAATATCTACAGCATCATCATAAGATTTACCACTTACATCAGGTACTTCAATATCCTTCGGTAATAGTAAAGGAGGAACTATTGTAAAAGCTGAGACACCTGCTGCAAGTAAAATGAAAAAAGTAGTAATAAGGATGATAGCTAGCTTGTTTTTACCTGGTTTTTTCTTCTTTTTTTCCTTTTTGATTTTCTGGTTTTTTTGCTGTTTATTCGTTGATTTATGAATGTCATCATTTTCAGGTGCATGGACAATTGTATCGTCAATTTTGTCTCTATTTATATTTTCATTCGTAATAATAGGGATGGCCTTTGTCACTTCATCATCTTCAGGAATAGAAAATCGCGGCTCGGTTAACCTACTAACATCAAAAACTGTTTCTAGATCTTCTTCCATTTCATCTGCAGATTGATAGCGATGAAATGGATCCTTTGCTGTCGCTTTTAAGATAATATTTTCTAGACTTTGTGGGATATCAGGATTCCATCTTTTAGCTGATGGTGTTTCAGATTGTAAATGCTTTAGGGCTATAGAAATAGCTGATTCACCATCGAATGGTAATCGTCCAGTCAGCATTTCAAATAAGACAATGCCTAAAGAATATATATCAGACTTTTTGTTTGCAAGACCACCTCTAGCTTGTTCCGGTGATAAATAATGAACAGATCCTAATACTGAGTTTGTTTGAGTAATAGTCGTTGAGCTTAGAGCCATAGCAATCCCAAAATCTGTTAC from Metabacillus sediminilitoris carries:
- a CDS encoding Asp23/Gls24 family envelope stress response protein; this translates as MSIELKTMYGQIDISNEVIATIAGGAAIDCYGIVGMASKNQIKDGLTEILRKENFSRGVIVRQDDESINIDMYIIVSYGTKISEVAHNVQTKVKYTLDQTVGLAVDSVNIFVQGVRVANT
- the rpmB gene encoding 50S ribosomal protein L28, which produces MARKCVITGRKTRSGNARSHAMNANKRTWGANLQKVRILVNGKPKKVYVSARALRSGKVERV
- the spoVM gene encoding stage V sporulation protein SpoVM, translating into MKFYTIKLPKFLGGIVRAMLGSFKKD
- a CDS encoding thiamine diphosphokinase — encoded protein: MKKIALVAGGPKEFVPALTNYHDKDVTWVGIDKGVIYIQESGLPLSHAFGDFDSISIEEKKALSNTLASLSLYSSEKDKTDTELALEWAVMQKPEIIYLFGATGGRIDHLLANIQLLVKQMSFRNIELIDKQNHITLFTPGTYTIKKHKELKYISFIPISHEVKGITLQGFKYPLQNRDISIGSTLCVSNELVIERGTFSFHDGILIMIRSRD
- the rpe gene encoding ribulose-phosphate 3-epimerase yields the protein MIKIAPSILSANFAKLGEEIKDVENGGADYIHVDVMDGHFVPNITIGPLIVEAIRPVTKLPLDVHLMIEKPDLYIDDFVRAGADIITVHVEACNHLHRTIQLIKSKGIKAGVVLNPHTPIESIQHILEDIDMVLLMTVNPGFGGQAFIPQVLPKIKQLANIIKEKQLSIEIEVDGGVNEETAKQCVMAGATVLVAGSAIYNTTDRKQAIANLKQAVLS
- the rsgA gene encoding ribosome small subunit-dependent GTPase A → MPQGKIVKALSGFYYVQDGERFIQCRGRGVFRKNKITPLVGDEVVYQADNDQEGYILEVFDRKNELIRPPICNVDQAILVFSAVEPDFSPTLLDRFLVLIEANDIEPIIVVSKTDLIPSKEIKEKVISYAKDYKNIGYTVFLTSTVESTVEHDLQPILNEKISVFAGQSGVGKSSLLNILRPDLDLKTNDISTHLGRGKHTTRHVELIAVGSGFVADTPGFSSLDFTGIEVEELTYCFPEMKERSGDCKFRGCTHVKEPKCAIKDAVENGEIPLYRYEHYLSFIEEIKERKPRY
- the pknB gene encoding Stk1 family PASTA domain-containing Ser/Thr kinase — translated: MLIGKRISGRYKILEVIGGGGMANVYLARDMILERDVAMKVLRFDFSNDDEFIKRFRREAQSATSLAHPNVVSIYDVGEEDNIYYIVMEYVEGQTLKQYIQQFAPVHPRKAVNIMEQIVSGIQHAHDNQIIHRDIKPHNILIDHNGNVKVTDFGIAMALSSTTITQTNSVLGSVHYLSPEQARGGLANKKSDIYSLGIVLFEMLTGRLPFDGESAISIALKHLQSETPSAKRWNPDIPQSLENIILKATAKDPFHRYQSADEMEEDLETVFDVSRLTEPRFSIPEDDEVTKAIPIITNENINRDKIDDTIVHAPENDDIHKSTNKQQKNQKIKKEKKKKKPGKNKLAIILITTFFILLAAGVSAFTIVPPLLLPKDIEVPDVSGKSYDDAVDILTEKGFEIDEPVRVSDEKIEEGYVIKTNPSANEITKEGATITIYESTGKEKIVLEDYVGRNIDRVKAILEMKGFKNIDVKPESNETQAAGTILTQFPEIGEEVIPTEETIEFTVSTGPKQVAINELVGKSKEEIDEYVSANGFITSVSEEHSSDIPKGHLVSQSPEPGTKVVPRETTLQLVYSSGPEELPRKTVTKTVDIPYNPEIVGQEQEVSILIDDAEHSISDTYKTFKISSPKVETLNFTIESGQVAYYQIIIDNEVVTSETIPYPND